One Kallotenue papyrolyticum genomic window carries:
- a CDS encoding response regulator gives MPNETLLIVEDAPDIQTLLKIYFSSHGYEVHTAGRGSEALELLRRLTPHLALLDVNLPDMLGYDIGRAIRANPRTRNLPIIFLTARTEKRDIMVGLGEVEADAYVAKPFDIELLHLEVRNALKRSRQRAQMHPVTNLPTAEAITEQLRALLNRQDWALASMRIEHFDEFTQGYGSLSGEDVLKFTAMLLNDALAELGQTDDFVGHLSTGPEFVLITTPERGRAMIERVVARFDDEIGLHYSYHDRKNGAMKLVDADGSERSVPFMSLAIGLLDARHGPFYDIRELTEAVENARQSARQQSSATGKSALIIA, from the coding sequence ATGCCCAACGAGACGCTGCTGATCGTTGAGGACGCGCCCGATATCCAGACGCTCCTCAAAATCTATTTCTCGTCGCACGGCTACGAGGTGCATACCGCCGGTCGCGGCAGCGAGGCGCTGGAGCTGCTGCGCCGCCTCACACCGCACCTGGCGCTGCTCGACGTCAACCTGCCCGACATGCTGGGCTACGACATTGGCCGCGCGATCCGCGCCAACCCACGCACGCGCAACCTGCCGATCATCTTCCTGACGGCGCGCACCGAAAAGCGCGACATCATGGTCGGGCTGGGCGAGGTCGAAGCCGATGCCTACGTGGCCAAGCCCTTCGACATCGAGTTGCTGCACCTGGAGGTGCGCAACGCGCTAAAGCGCTCGCGCCAGCGCGCGCAGATGCATCCGGTCACCAACTTGCCGACCGCCGAAGCGATCACCGAACAGTTGCGCGCACTGCTGAACCGCCAGGACTGGGCCCTAGCCTCGATGCGCATCGAACACTTCGATGAGTTTACCCAGGGCTACGGCTCGCTCAGCGGCGAAGATGTGCTCAAGTTTACGGCGATGCTGCTCAACGATGCGCTGGCCGAGCTGGGCCAGACCGATGATTTCGTCGGCCACCTCTCTACCGGCCCGGAGTTTGTGCTGATCACCACGCCGGAGCGTGGCCGCGCCATGATCGAGCGCGTCGTGGCGCGCTTCGACGACGAGATCGGCCTGCACTATAGCTACCACGATCGCAAAAACGGCGCGATGAAGCTGGTCGATGCCGACGGTAGCGAGCGCAGCGTGCCCTTTATGTCGCTGGCGATCGGCCTGCTCGATGCCCGTCACGGGCCGTTCTATGACATCCGCGAGCTAACCGAGGCGGTCGAGAACGCACGGCAGAGCGCGCGGCAGCAGAGTTCGGCGACTGGCAAGAGCGCGTTGATCATCGCCTGA